The following are from one region of the Elgaria multicarinata webbii isolate HBS135686 ecotype San Diego chromosome 13, rElgMul1.1.pri, whole genome shotgun sequence genome:
- the LOC134408411 gene encoding phospholipase A2 inhibitor and Ly6/PLAUR domain-containing protein-like → MESKYCHANYSSVTVEEGKYSHTKATCCKKDLCNNVTVKLPPKNTVRNGLQCPSCFSINSDHCDAKKAVKCTHNENRCIYFVSTITVGGFQNTTALKGCATEASCATKPGVIVLDDGFYVNNITRLDCTPAAPSPTKG, encoded by the exons ATGGAATCGAAATACTGTCACGCCAACTATTCCAGCGTTACTGTGGAGGAAGGCAAGTACAGCCATACTAAGGCCACTTGTTGCAAGAAAGATTTGTGCAACAACGTCACTGTCAAAT tgCCTCCCAAGAACACAGTTCGCAATGGGCTGCAATGCCCATCCTGCTTCTCCATCAATTCAGACCACTGCGATGCCAAGAAGGCAGTCAAATGCACCCACAATGAAAATCGCTGCATTTACTTTGTCAGTACAATCACTGTAG GTGGCTTCCAGAACACCACTGCTTTGAAAGGTTGTGCAACAGAGGCCAGCTGTGCTACCAAGCCTGGAGTGATCGTGCTGGATGATGGCTTTTATGTGAACAACATCACGCGGTTGGATTGCACTCCAGCCGCACCATCCCCTACTAAGGGCTAg